A genomic region of Rubrobacter calidifluminis contains the following coding sequences:
- a CDS encoding Dabb family protein, with protein MIEHLVLFTAKEEASGDELADLVASLRALREKVPGVVDLTAGENFSDRGGGFTHGLFARFESVEDLARYREHPEHLAVLEKLGRLTTNLIAVDYEA; from the coding sequence GTGATCGAGCATCTGGTTTTGTTCACGGCGAAGGAGGAGGCCTCCGGGGATGAGCTGGCGGATCTTGTCGCCTCTCTGCGGGCGCTCAGGGAGAAGGTACCGGGGGTGGTGGACCTCACGGCCGGGGAGAACTTCAGCGATCGGGGAGGAGGTTTCACCCACGGGCTCTTCGCGCGGTTCGAGAGCGTGGAGGATCTCGCGCGCTACCGGGAGCACCCGGAGCATCTGGCGGTGCTGGAGAAGCTCGGACGGCTCACGACGAACCTCATCGCGGTAGACTACGAGGCGTAG
- a CDS encoding C40 family peptidase produces MSVRLRLGIVLAALALALTAAVMASRSAEAQTVSGDAIVSDAQSYLGVPYVWGGESRAGVDCSGLVTAVFSDFGIYLPHSSYAQFSYGTPVSTPGPGDLVFSDYGYGFASHVGIAVGNGQMIDAPYPGTVVRYDPIISSYVNGYRSIV; encoded by the coding sequence GTGAGTGTAAGGCTAAGGCTCGGAATCGTGCTTGCGGCTCTGGCGCTGGCGCTGACGGCTGCGGTGATGGCGTCGCGTTCGGCGGAGGCGCAGACTGTCTCTGGAGATGCGATCGTCTCCGACGCGCAGAGCTATCTTGGCGTTCCTTACGTTTGGGGCGGTGAGTCGCGGGCCGGGGTCGACTGCTCCGGGCTGGTTACGGCTGTGTTTTCGGATTTCGGGATCTACCTGCCGCACAGCTCCTATGCACAATTTTCTTACGGGACGCCGGTTTCGACCCCTGGACCGGGTGATCTCGTCTTCAGCGATTATGGGTACGGGTTCGCCTCGCACGTCGGGATAGCGGTCGGGAACGGGCAGATGATCGACGCGCCCTACCCGGGCACCGTGGTGCGCTACGATCCGATCATCTCCTCTTACGTGAACGGGTACAGGAGCATCGTCTAG
- a CDS encoding VOC family protein, with protein MAASYIHTCYRILDPERSTDFYVNKLGMKKVGEMHFSDATNYFFAMEEDPSSPMLELTHNHGRTEPYDIGEGYGHVAFVVDDLEGTVARLKEQGVEVAVEPKTMTVDGNDYRIAFVLDPDGYRVELVQRGTMKVGDMMQ; from the coding sequence TTGGCTGCCTCGTACATACACACCTGCTACAGGATCCTCGACCCCGAGCGGAGCACGGACTTCTACGTGAACAAGCTCGGGATGAAGAAGGTTGGGGAGATGCACTTCTCCGATGCTACCAACTACTTCTTCGCGATGGAGGAGGATCCCTCCTCTCCGATGCTCGAGCTAACCCACAACCACGGGCGTACCGAGCCCTACGATATCGGGGAAGGCTACGGCCACGTCGCCTTCGTCGTGGACGATCTCGAGGGGACCGTGGCGCGGCTCAAAGAGCAGGGGGTCGAGGTGGCCGTCGAGCCCAAGACGATGACCGTGGATGGCAACGACTACAGGATAGCCTTCGTCCTGGACCCGGACGGCTACCGCGTCGAGCTGGTGCAGAGGGGGACGATGAAGGTCGGGGATATGATGCAGTAG
- a CDS encoding acetamidase/formamidase family protein has translation MDVPGVSPGNTVYLPGFNEGTLFYTGDCHARQGQGKPCGVALEVTSRVTLTFEVVKGGGIQWPLIEAREGVMSRSTRPMGGRCPHAHAELAGWLESYYGFSRPDAYQPHTQASGLYVGNMVDTTCSLVASVEKRYLGRS, from the coding sequence ATGGACGTGCCGGGCGTCAGTCCCGGCAACACCGTCTACCTGCCGGGCTTCAACGAGGGGACGCTCTTCTACACCGGGGACTGCCACGCCCGGCAGGGGCAGGGCAAGCCGTGCGGGGTCGCGCTCGAGGTGACCAGCCGCGTCACGCTCACCTTCGAGGTAGTGAAGGGAGGCGGAATACAGTGGCCGCTCATCGAGGCGCGGGAGGGGGTTATGAGTCGGAGCACCCGGCCGATGGGAGGACGCTGCCCGCACGCCCACGCCGAGCTCGCCGGCTGGCTCGAGAGTTACTACGGCTTCTCCCGTCCCGACGCCTACCAGCCCCACACGCAGGCCAGCGGCCTCTACGTCGGGAACATGGTGGACACCACCTGCTCGCTGGTCGCCTCGGTCGAGAAGCGCTACCTCGGACGTTCCTGA
- a CDS encoding MFS transporter: MRPSSGSGSSPNRNLMLAAIAAATLLNPLNSSMIAVALSRINHDFGMTFAEGSWIISVFYLVSAIAQPLMGRLSDLYGRKRVFLCGLVVSAMASMLAPLSPTFWWLVGFRVLQAAGTSALFPAGAAMIREHITERQASALGVLAVFSSTSAAFGPTIGGFLVRYGDWPLVFFVNLPFIVFSFVLGWRVLPADRQVRKSERGEFAEELVKLDPAGILLFAACVIGALLFLLSLRGSPDFPACGVALAAAGLFYLRERSARSPFLDLRGSLAHREVVSVYLQFVLVNVVYYCSFIGMPTYLQDARHIPADTTGTMMLALAGSGVVLTPLAARLIDRIGPKPGIIFAALCMVAGSILLSTVPARGGIPHLLLALVILGSAGGFNNLGLQTALYSFVPQEEVGSASGLFQTSRYLGTILSTSLLGVEFASGVDTPHLHAVAFGMAAVAAIALLLSLLMRNPGPPAKQQT, translated from the coding sequence GTGAGACCGTCTTCCGGGAGCGGATCTTCGCCGAACCGCAACCTGATGCTCGCGGCCATAGCCGCCGCCACGCTTCTGAACCCGCTCAACTCCTCCATGATCGCGGTCGCGCTCTCCCGGATAAACCACGACTTCGGGATGACCTTCGCGGAGGGTTCCTGGATCATCTCGGTTTTCTATCTGGTGAGTGCGATCGCACAGCCGCTCATGGGGAGGCTCTCGGACCTCTACGGGCGCAAGAGGGTGTTCCTCTGCGGGCTCGTGGTTTCGGCGATGGCGAGCATGCTCGCCCCCCTCTCACCCACGTTCTGGTGGCTCGTGGGGTTCAGGGTGCTGCAGGCCGCCGGGACCTCGGCGCTCTTCCCGGCCGGCGCTGCGATGATCCGGGAACACATCACCGAACGGCAGGCCTCCGCCCTCGGGGTGCTCGCCGTCTTCTCTTCGACGTCGGCGGCCTTCGGACCAACCATCGGGGGTTTCCTGGTCCGCTACGGTGACTGGCCTCTGGTCTTCTTCGTCAACCTCCCATTCATAGTCTTCTCGTTCGTCCTGGGCTGGCGGGTCCTGCCCGCCGACCGGCAGGTCCGCAAGAGTGAGCGCGGAGAATTCGCGGAAGAACTCGTGAAGCTCGACCCCGCAGGCATACTGCTCTTCGCTGCCTGCGTGATCGGGGCGCTCCTCTTCTTGCTCTCGCTCCGGGGATCGCCCGACTTCCCCGCCTGTGGTGTCGCCCTCGCAGCGGCGGGGCTCTTCTACCTCCGCGAGCGCTCCGCTCGAAGTCCTTTCCTGGATCTGCGCGGCTCCCTCGCGCACCGGGAGGTGGTCTCGGTCTACCTCCAGTTCGTGCTTGTTAACGTCGTCTACTACTGCTCCTTCATCGGTATGCCGACCTACCTGCAGGACGCCCGGCACATCCCCGCCGATACCACCGGTACCATGATGCTCGCCCTCGCCGGAAGCGGCGTCGTCCTCACCCCCCTCGCAGCCCGCCTGATAGACCGCATCGGCCCGAAACCCGGCATCATCTTCGCCGCACTTTGTATGGTGGCCGGCAGCATACTGCTCTCCACCGTGCCAGCCCGCGGCGGCATCCCGCACCTCCTCCTCGCGCTCGTCATCCTCGGCAGCGCGGGCGGGTTCAACAACCTCGGGCTGCAGACCGCCCTTTACAGCTTCGTGCCCCAGGAGGAGGTCGGCAGCGCCTCCGGCCTCTTCCAGACCTCGCGCTACCTTGGCACCATCCTCTCGACCAGCCTGCTCGGCGTCGAGTTCGCCTCCGGCGTGGATACTCCCCACCTGCACGCGGTGGCCTTCGGCATGGCGGCCGTCGCCGCGATCGCCCTGCTGCTATCGCTCCTCATGCGTAACCCCGGACCTCCGGCAAAACAGCAGACCTGA
- a CDS encoding GlsB/YeaQ/YmgE family stress response membrane protein, with amino-acid sequence MGIVSWIIIGLIAGALAKLILPGDDPGGIIVTIIIGIVGAIIGGIVVGAFGGPGVTGVNVSSIIVAIIGAIILLLLYRLFVGRTARGGRRRRT; translated from the coding sequence GTGGGCATCGTGTCCTGGATAATCATTGGTCTGATCGCGGGGGCGCTTGCGAAGCTGATCCTGCCGGGGGACGACCCGGGCGGGATCATCGTGACCATCATCATCGGTATAGTCGGGGCGATCATCGGCGGGATCGTCGTCGGGGCCTTCGGCGGGCCCGGGGTGACGGGGGTGAACGTGAGCTCGATCATCGTCGCGATAATCGGTGCGATCATCCTGCTTTTGCTCTACCGGCTGTTCGTCGGGCGTACCGCGCGCGGGGGCAGGAGGAGGCGTACGTGA
- the mug gene encoding G/U mismatch-specific DNA glycosylase, which translates to MLHSRTVAKDLLKAGLKLVFCGYNPSLRSGKSGRHYAHPANRFWRVLYAAGITERLYRPEEDEELLGLGIGFTNLCPRPTRRADELKRQEVLAGARRLRKDLERFRPRAVAYTGIGVYRWFRGSSRSSWGVQGDSAVPGIVDIVVPSPSGLNRMRFEELVEHYRILVPFVREEARRG; encoded by the coding sequence GTGCTACACTCCCGGACCGTGGCGAAGGATCTGCTGAAAGCCGGTCTGAAGCTCGTCTTCTGCGGCTACAACCCGTCTCTGAGATCGGGGAAGAGCGGCCGCCACTACGCGCACCCTGCCAACCGCTTCTGGCGCGTGCTGTACGCCGCCGGGATCACGGAGAGGCTCTACCGTCCGGAGGAGGACGAAGAGCTGCTCGGGCTCGGCATCGGGTTCACAAACCTCTGCCCCCGCCCGACGCGCCGCGCCGACGAGCTGAAGAGGCAGGAGGTCCTCGCCGGAGCCCGGCGGCTGCGGAAGGACCTCGAACGCTTCCGGCCCCGCGCCGTTGCTTACACGGGCATCGGGGTCTACCGCTGGTTCCGGGGCTCATCGCGGTCGAGTTGGGGCGTGCAGGGAGATTCGGCCGTACCCGGGATCGTGGACATCGTCGTTCCCTCCCCCTCCGGCCTCAACCGGATGCGCTTCGAGGAGCTCGTCGAGCACTACAGGATACTGGTCCCCTTCGTCAGGGAAGAAGCCCGGCGGGGATGA
- a CDS encoding class I SAM-dependent methyltransferase: MECGDLTGNLRSLGLLLALLPEAPGEFRDRAAGYAEMLLERILIGRVSYDTVGWEGLLQELEERFGDVGRVLSEPALREVEERTRRLLADIRGEDPFMRRWAADSLLARLCYLLCRLLRPRVVLETGVAYGVSSAFILRALEQNGGGILHSVDLPPLRSGYEKSWGVAVDEGMRRRWCLHRGASRKVLPGLLERLGRVDLFVHDSLHTRSNMLREFGLVWPYLTGGGVLVADDVERNDAFGELRRWGPELWRVVEDRERGPLWGRAAPVVFGVAIR; this comes from the coding sequence ATGGAGTGCGGTGACCTCACCGGGAATTTGAGGAGCCTGGGGCTGCTTCTGGCCCTGTTGCCGGAAGCCCCGGGAGAGTTTCGTGACCGGGCCGCGGGGTACGCAGAGATGCTGCTGGAGCGGATCCTCATAGGGCGGGTCTCCTACGACACCGTCGGATGGGAGGGGCTTCTACAGGAACTCGAGGAACGTTTCGGTGATGTCGGGCGGGTCCTCTCCGAGCCGGCGCTGCGCGAGGTCGAGGAGAGGACCCGGCGTCTGCTCGCCGACATACGCGGTGAGGACCCGTTCATGCGGCGCTGGGCGGCGGACTCCCTGCTCGCCCGGTTGTGCTACCTCCTCTGCCGCCTGCTGCGGCCCCGGGTTGTACTCGAGACGGGGGTCGCCTACGGGGTGAGCTCGGCGTTCATCCTGAGGGCGCTGGAGCAGAACGGAGGCGGCATCCTGCACAGCGTCGACCTGCCCCCGCTGAGATCGGGCTACGAGAAGTCCTGGGGGGTGGCGGTGGACGAGGGGATGAGGAGGCGGTGGTGCCTGCACCGGGGAGCGAGCAGAAAAGTGCTCCCCGGGCTTCTCGAACGGCTCGGGCGGGTGGACCTCTTCGTGCACGACAGCCTGCACACCCGGAGCAACATGCTGCGCGAGTTCGGGCTCGTCTGGCCCTACCTGACCGGGGGAGGGGTGCTCGTCGCGGACGACGTCGAGCGCAACGACGCCTTCGGCGAGCTGCGCCGGTGGGGGCCCGAGCTGTGGCGCGTGGTGGAAGACCGGGAGCGCGGCCCGCTTTGGGGCCGCGCAGCCCCGGTGGTGTTCGGTGTTGCGATCAGGTGA
- a CDS encoding glucose-6-phosphate isomerase translates to MAEVSFDYTNLIEVEGGITEKELSEITPRLQEAAGKLLEDEPGFMKLPETREYADACLRTAGEIRSSSPTDFIHIGIGGSALGPIALHRALNHPYYNQMPERRGPRIHFAENTDPATLAAILDVAEPEGTWVNVVTKSGSTAETMAGFLVVRGMLASALGDFGYQHRTIATTDPEEGFLKRIADREDLRTLPIPKDVGGRFSVLSPVGLLPAAVTGLDIDALLRGAAECVREVRERGAEHPAVVGAAMHYLMDTARGRNIRVMMTYADALERVAAWFVQLWAESLGKDGKGSTPHGAVGTTDQHSQLQLYMQGPQDKVIEIVQVEEHPRDLEIPPAYEDLEGVGYLGGHTMAELLNVECDATRRALTEAGRPNTTIRLDRISEENLGYLFVALEVQTAIAGSLYGVNAFDQPGVEASKQFTYSRMGRPGY, encoded by the coding sequence TTGGCCGAGGTCAGCTTCGACTACACGAACCTCATCGAGGTGGAAGGTGGCATCACGGAGAAGGAGCTCTCGGAGATCACACCCCGGCTGCAGGAGGCTGCCGGGAAGCTCCTCGAGGACGAACCCGGGTTCATGAAGCTCCCGGAGACGCGCGAGTACGCCGACGCCTGCCTGAGGACGGCCGGCGAGATACGAAGCTCGAGCCCGACGGACTTCATCCACATCGGCATCGGGGGCTCCGCCCTCGGCCCGATAGCGCTGCACCGGGCGCTCAACCACCCCTACTACAACCAGATGCCCGAGCGCAGGGGGCCGCGCATCCACTTCGCCGAGAACACCGACCCCGCGACGCTCGCCGCCATCCTGGACGTGGCGGAGCCGGAGGGGACGTGGGTGAACGTGGTGACGAAGTCGGGCTCGACGGCGGAGACGATGGCGGGCTTCCTCGTGGTGCGCGGGATGCTGGCGAGCGCTCTGGGGGACTTCGGCTACCAGCACCGCACGATCGCGACCACCGACCCCGAAGAGGGCTTCCTGAAGCGGATCGCCGACCGGGAGGATCTGCGCACGCTCCCCATCCCGAAGGACGTGGGCGGGAGGTTCTCGGTGCTCTCACCGGTTGGGCTTCTGCCCGCGGCGGTCACGGGATTGGACATAGACGCCCTCCTGCGCGGAGCCGCGGAGTGCGTGCGCGAGGTCAGGGAGCGGGGGGCGGAGCATCCGGCGGTCGTCGGAGCGGCGATGCACTACCTGATGGATACCGCGCGCGGGCGGAACATCCGGGTGATGATGACCTACGCCGACGCGCTGGAGCGGGTCGCGGCGTGGTTCGTCCAGCTCTGGGCCGAGTCGCTCGGCAAGGACGGGAAAGGCTCCACCCCACACGGGGCGGTCGGGACCACCGACCAGCATTCCCAGCTGCAGCTCTACATGCAGGGGCCGCAGGACAAGGTGATCGAGATCGTGCAGGTCGAGGAGCACCCGCGCGACCTGGAGATCCCGCCGGCCTACGAGGATCTCGAAGGCGTGGGCTACCTCGGCGGGCACACGATGGCCGAACTGCTGAACGTCGAGTGCGACGCGACCCGGCGGGCGCTCACCGAGGCGGGACGCCCGAACACCACGATCCGGCTGGACCGCATCAGCGAGGAGAACCTCGGCTACCTCTTCGTCGCGCTGGAGGTGCAGACCGCGATCGCGGGCTCCCTCTACGGCGTGAACGCCTTCGACCAGCCGGGCGTGGAGGCGAGCAAGCAGTTCACCTACTCCCGGATGGGGCGGCCCGGATACTAG
- the nth gene encoding endonuclease III: MPDETKRRRAREVLSRLEELYPGATTELSWSNPLELLVATILSARTTDKTVNKITPRLFQRYRTARDYAEADPNELEEMLRPSGFYRSKARAIQGMARTLVEEHGGEVPHTLEELTALPGVGRKTANVVLGTAFGNGEGVVVDTHVRRLSGRLGLSREKDPEKIERDLIELVPEEKRPLFSHLLILHGRRVCKPRRPDCPNCVLNDICPSAFKT, from the coding sequence ATGCCGGACGAAACGAAGCGCAGGAGAGCCCGGGAGGTTCTCTCCCGGCTCGAAGAGCTCTACCCCGGCGCCACGACCGAGCTCTCCTGGTCGAACCCTCTGGAGTTGCTGGTCGCCACCATCCTCTCCGCCCGCACCACCGACAAGACCGTGAACAAGATCACACCCCGCCTCTTCCAGAGGTACCGCACCGCCCGCGACTACGCCGAGGCCGACCCGAACGAGCTGGAGGAGATGTTGCGCCCGAGCGGCTTCTACCGCAGCAAGGCCCGGGCCATACAGGGGATGGCCCGCACCCTCGTCGAGGAGCACGGCGGCGAGGTGCCGCACACGCTGGAGGAACTCACCGCCCTCCCGGGCGTCGGCCGCAAGACGGCGAACGTCGTCCTCGGCACCGCCTTCGGCAACGGCGAGGGCGTGGTCGTCGATACTCATGTCCGCCGCCTCTCCGGGCGCCTCGGCCTCAGCCGCGAGAAGGACCCCGAAAAGATAGAACGCGACCTCATCGAGCTGGTCCCGGAAGAGAAGCGGCCGCTCTTCTCCCACCTGCTCATCCTGCACGGCAGGAGGGTCTGCAAACCCCGCCGCCCCGACTGCCCGAACTGCGTGCTCAACGACATATGCCCCTCGGCCTTCAAGACCTGA
- a CDS encoding hotdog fold thioesterase, translating into MEALGIEIEEVCARRVVAKMPVHGPTRQTFGLLHGGASAALAETVASLGTYDMVDKERQSVVGTEVTASHLRPKGRGTVRALGQPIHRGDREVLWDVRITDERGRLVCSARCTVAVVPRYGIE; encoded by the coding sequence ATGGAGGCTTTGGGGATCGAGATAGAAGAGGTTTGTGCTCGGAGGGTCGTCGCGAAGATGCCGGTGCACGGCCCGACCCGGCAGACTTTCGGGCTTCTGCACGGCGGGGCCTCGGCGGCGCTGGCGGAGACCGTCGCGAGCCTCGGAACCTACGACATGGTGGATAAGGAGCGGCAGAGCGTGGTCGGTACGGAGGTCACGGCGAGCCACCTCCGGCCGAAGGGTAGGGGGACGGTGAGGGCGTTGGGGCAGCCCATTCACCGCGGCGATCGGGAGGTGCTCTGGGACGTGAGGATCACCGACGAGCGCGGACGGCTCGTCTGCAGCGCCCGCTGCACCGTCGCCGTGGTCCCGCGCTACGGGATCGAGTAG
- a CDS encoding lipoate--protein ligase family protein, whose amino-acid sequence MSLEDRWKRYRWRLIRGEPVDPPVNVAIDEVLTRRVGSGERPPTLRFWGRHKDEVVIGRFQSVSNEVNEEEARREGVEIIRRTTGGGAMFVEPGNIITFSIYAPLELVAGMSTVDSYAFLDEWVVEAFRSLGIEAYYEPINDISSKNGKIGGAAQGRAHGAVLHHDTLSYEIDTARMLRILRIGQEKLSDKAIQSAEKRVGPLRRQTSLPREEIIEHMIETFAGRNTADGLTEDTLTPEELAEAERLTRELYGTRDWIYSIP is encoded by the coding sequence ATGAGCCTGGAGGATCGCTGGAAGCGCTACCGGTGGCGTCTGATCCGCGGGGAGCCGGTCGATCCGCCGGTGAACGTCGCCATAGACGAGGTTCTGACCCGCAGGGTCGGCTCCGGAGAGCGACCGCCGACGCTGCGCTTCTGGGGGCGCCACAAGGACGAGGTCGTGATCGGCCGCTTCCAGTCCGTGAGCAACGAGGTAAACGAGGAGGAGGCGCGCAGGGAGGGCGTCGAGATCATCCGCCGCACCACCGGCGGCGGCGCTATGTTCGTCGAGCCCGGGAACATAATCACCTTCTCGATCTACGCTCCCCTGGAGCTGGTCGCCGGGATGTCGACGGTGGACTCCTACGCTTTCCTCGACGAGTGGGTCGTGGAGGCGTTCCGCTCGCTCGGAATCGAGGCCTACTACGAGCCGATAAACGACATCTCCTCGAAGAACGGCAAGATCGGGGGGGCGGCCCAGGGACGGGCCCACGGCGCCGTTTTGCACCACGACACCCTCTCCTACGAGATCGACACCGCCAGGATGCTCCGGATACTGCGCATCGGGCAGGAGAAGCTCTCGGACAAGGCCATCCAGAGCGCCGAGAAGCGGGTCGGCCCCCTGCGGCGCCAGACCAGCCTCCCCCGCGAAGAGATCATCGAACACATGATAGAGACCTTCGCCGGGCGCAACACCGCAGACGGCCTCACAGAGGATACCCTCACCCCGGAAGAGCTGGCCGAAGCCGAACGCCTCACCCGCGAGCTCTACGGGACCCGCGACTGGATCTACTCGATCCCGTAG
- a CDS encoding biotin--protein ligase yields MHGEYKSRGGKLVVADLEIEGGVLRGVRVSGDFFLDPPEALSAITGALEGAPATLAEEELAARIREALPPEAEMVGFSPEAVARAVRRALSS; encoded by the coding sequence ATGCACGGAGAGTACAAGAGCCGCGGCGGCAAGCTCGTCGTCGCCGACCTCGAGATCGAAGGCGGGGTGCTGAGGGGCGTGCGCGTAAGCGGCGACTTCTTCCTCGACCCTCCGGAGGCGCTCTCGGCGATCACGGGGGCGCTGGAGGGGGCGCCGGCCACGCTCGCGGAGGAGGAGCTGGCCGCGCGTATCAGGGAGGCGCTCCCGCCGGAGGCCGAGATGGTCGGCTTCTCGCCCGAGGCCGTCGCGCGGGCTGTGAGGAGGGCGCTCTCGTCATGA
- a CDS encoding Hsp20/alpha crystallin family protein produces MALAPIRGFWDIQSEFDRMFDEMVGSLFGRRRGGQERLWAPPMEVYAHGGDLVIHVDLPGVTLDDVDITLEGTTLTISGQRKGTEEEVNHYLQELPYGAFRRSMTVPEGVDADSVKARLENGVLEVVLPGAVSEVAPKKIAIEAGESRKTLEGSAS; encoded by the coding sequence ATGGCTCTTGCTCCGATCCGTGGGTTCTGGGACATTCAGAGTGAGTTCGACCGCATGTTCGACGAGATGGTAGGCAGCCTGTTCGGCAGGCGCCGGGGTGGCCAGGAGAGGCTCTGGGCGCCGCCGATGGAGGTGTACGCCCACGGCGGGGACCTGGTGATCCACGTCGACCTGCCGGGCGTGACACTGGATGACGTGGACATCACCCTCGAGGGGACGACGCTCACGATAAGCGGCCAGCGTAAGGGCACCGAAGAGGAGGTCAACCACTACCTGCAGGAGCTGCCCTACGGCGCGTTCCGCAGGAGCATGACCGTCCCCGAGGGGGTCGATGCGGATAGCGTCAAGGCCCGGCTCGAGAACGGCGTGCTCGAGGTCGTCCTGCCCGGCGCGGTCTCCGAGGTGGCCCCGAAGAAGATAGCCATCGAGGCCGGCGAGAGCAGGAAGACCCTGGAGGGCAGCGCCTCCTGA